The window TCATTTTCCTCATTAATTATCTTTTCCACCTAATCTGATTGATTCCACCTAATTACTGACAAGCAAAAGTGATTTCATGTCATATCTTTTCTGCATTCACCTTCCCAATCCTGTAATGGCATAAATAGAGAAATTCCAATCATGTAGCATTTAGGAATAGAAAGATCTTGGATTCCTTAAAAATCACTTACTTGGTTTTGGGTTCAAAGCATTTAACTTCTTTTAAAGACATTATAATTCATCATTGTCTTAAAACGTAATAGCCATAGTCAGTCTggaaggtaattttaaaataatggaaggGAATTTGGTATATATTTGGTAAAACCCCAATAATGTACACCAAGGGTTGGTGAATGGCAGACAACACCAGACAGCCCCAGTATTTTTCTTGCCCAATTTCTTTGATTTGGGCTGATGAACTGGGTGCAGTTAACTAGGTGATTACTATAATCACTGCGTACTATCCAGGACTTCTCAGCTAGCCACAGGACTGATTCATCCCTATTGATATTTCAGCCATAATGGACAGTCACCACAAATGGTGATACACTGCAGCTGGTTACAGGGATTAGGTGAGAATCATTTCACCATATCCCCAAAACTCCTAACTGGCTAGCTGTGTTTTATCTCTCCAGTCAGTTCTTTAACTTCATAATAATGTGACCTCCTTATTTTGTATGAATGAATATTTTGGAGCCTATTTATTGCATTGTGGATGTGGTTTTACTATGGCACTATTCAAGGCTGAATAAGGAGTCTTTTCATAACTGTTTTTATTGGCAAGTAGTATAGGAGAGAATAAAGCATTGCTGTTAAATCCTAGAAAAAACCTGTTTTATATTGagtatatttatatgcatttttaatccttttaattttaCAGTTACTTTCTATGATGTATATATTATTCTGCAAGCTTTTGTACTGACTACTGCAGTATTCCTTGGTTTGACTGTATATACGCTACAATCTAAGAGAGATTTCAGCAAATTTGGAGCAGGGTAAGTTATATATTCCTGGCTATGATCGATATCTTAATATTATAGGTAGTTTTAAGAGCTGTACTATTAGCTTTGGATACTTCCTTTTAAAGTGGGTAATGAAAAATCATCTCTTTGAGTTCTAGTGCCAGGCCTTACTCTCCTAGAACAAGGAGATAGAAAGTGCCTTTGAGTCATTTGCTTCCCCTCTATATTGAAAGGGAAGTGAatgccacaaaaataaaaaaaataagagtttttaGCGAGGCTAGGCTTGGACACTTTATGAATGGTATGGAATTTGCCTAAATTACTTAGGTCTTTGTCGTAACATAAATGTTACCAAGACCATCCACATCTTGGTAGTGAAAGCAAGGTGTTGGTGATGTCTGCATGAACCTTAAAGCCTTTTTGATCTATCTAGGATTCTTCAAACTAATAAGCACATGGAATGATCCTTTTTTATATCAGGATAATGGTACTGTGTTACCCTCACCTGATAAGAATGCATAGACTCTTTTCTAAGCTCACAGTGGCTGCTTATTGGTACATAATCACCCAaccactttctgtttttcttgttacaacattaaaaatttacaaaagtcTACTCTTGcaaaattttctttcctcttttttttttctggtaatcTTGATTACCAGATATCTCTATTGGGATAAAATATAGTTGGTTAGTCAACACTGATAATTGTGCAAGATGCATAAATAGTTTTATTAGAATGCTGTTTGATTTAGGAagagctaacattttttttccatttccttatttgggggtgggggaagtgttCCATACATATTTGTGTGGTATATATGAAGATTTACTCTTTGCTGCTTCTTCCCATCCCAGTCTCAAACTGCTCCCTTTCCCATTCATCTTTTATTGGATAATAGCTATcgatttttaaaatagaggttGCTCTAGGTTTTATGGCATATGTGTTTTAATTATCATAGTCTATCttcaaataataaatttcatGTATAGTACACTTGTATGTACTCTCCCCTACCTTTGTACCATAACTTTTAGTTCTACATGTTATAAACCTCATAATACAGTGTTGCTAATTTTGCGTTAAACAttaaattaccttttaaagagatttaaaaaatagatcatCTTATGTTCgtccacatatttaccatttctgttgTTCTACATTTCTTTGTGTTGACCTAAATTTCCATCtaatattttccttctgcctgagggattttcttttaaaatttcttgaagTGCTGGTCTGTTGGTTTctatgtttgaaaaaaatctttacctttgtttttgaaagttattttagcTGGGTATAGGATTCtaggtttggggttttttccctTGCTTTTAGTACTTTAAAAGATGTGACTCCACTGCATTCGGCTTGTGTAGTTTCTGACAAAAAGTCTGCTATCTTATCATTGTTCCTCTGTACATAATATGTCTTTTATCCCCTAGCTAACTGTaacattttctcaattatttgaTTATCAGTTTCAGTAATTTGATTATGATATTccttgttttttttatgtttcttctgaTTCATGGATATGTCAGTTtaaagttttcatcaaatttgagacatttttggccattatttcttaaaattttttgtgttttcccctttctcctctccgtTGAGACTCCAATTACATATATGTTAGATTTCTTGACGTTTTTCCAGTTCACTGAtgctttgtccatttttttcttctgtctttttctctgtgtgattcattttgtttagtttctgcTGCTATTTTCAAGTTcagtaattgttttcttttgtaatgtctaatctgttatttcttatttaacattttttatctaTGGAAATTCAGttcaatttctgtcttttaaaaatatatgtatttctggGAGGAAGtgagagctgggtgaaaaggtgaagagaggaagaagtacaattggtagttacaaaatagtcacagggatataaagtgcagcatagTCAGtaattgtagtaactatgtatggtgctaggtgggtactagatttatcagaaggatcactttgtaaagttacataaatgtgtaaccactatgctgtacacctgaaacatattaatataaaataatattgaatgtcaactctgaaaaataaataccgtgtatgtatgtatgtatatatatatatatatatacacacacacacacacatatatcactttcatttctctcctctgATGATGCTTTGTTCTACCTCcttgaacatatggaatatatttctaaatgtcaTTGTTTACTAATTCTATTTCTGTGTCATTTCTGAATTAGtttctattgcattttttcttttcctttaaatattttggctttCTTCTAGGAAGTAGCTAAGTTCCTTGCAGGCTTATTTTTAAGCGCTGTTAGGCGGATCCAGAATAATTTTTAGTTTAAGGTTAATTTGGCCCCACTACTATGATAGTACCCTTCTCAGGACTACTCAAAAGCTTTCATGTCTAAGGAGGTCTTTCCACTCTGCTGGTGTGAATGTGAACTATTCCTGGCCCTGTGTGACCTGAGGATTGTATGGCCTGCTTCTCTATGGTGGTTCTTTCTCAGCCTTTGTCACGTCCTCACATGTATGCATTGATCAATACTCAGCTAAAGACTTGAGGGAAACCTTCTGCATGTCATCAGAGCTACTAGCTCTCTGTATAGCTCTCTTCTCTCTGGACCTATGCCCTGCAAAGGAACTTCGGCCTCTCCCAACTCTGAATTTTTATCTCCTCAGACTCAGGGAGACTACAAGGCTCCACACGGGTTCCTGTCCCTACTCTGTAGCCTAGAAACACTCTCTAGCCGGATTAGTTGTTGAGTTCACCTCCTTTGTTTCCCTTATCTCAGGAATCACTGTTCTGTGCTGCTTGCTCTCCGTATCTGAAAACTATTGTTTCATTCATATATTGTCTGGTTTTTATTTAAGTTGGGAGCGTAAATTTGGCTCCTGTAATTGTGTCCTAAAGCAGCAGGTATTCAGGCTCCCAAGTTTCATATTTGATAACAAAGGACTGACTTCTTAGGTGCCTTTTGTCATATaattatacgtgtgtgtgtgttcacgtTATGAATGAATGGTAACTGATAGAATTATAGCAAtggcaaatatatgtatataatttctataacatatcagaataaaatacagtacttttatcaatattttcaatgtattcCAATTGAAAACTTCAAAAATGACACTCAACTAGTTTTGTACACCTAGTCTTTCAATTTCTGGGTATTTTACGGTATTCATTGTATGTTTATAAATTCTTACATTTCAATTATTCTTTGACAACTATTAGgatggatttttatttcttcagaaaatgTTGGATGGGTTCACAAAGGTTTTTGTAAGGAACAATATTCTAAATTATTAACACTTTGTTTTTATAGACTATTTGCTGTTTTATGGATTTTGTGCTTGTCAGGAATCTTGAAGGTGagttatttttgaatgaaaacTTGAAATATAATTCTGGCCATGTCTATATAAATAATCTCAAAAAGCTGTAAGAGGTGTACTCTTCTGATAGAACACTTAGTTATAATTAACAACATTTGTAtatagaataattataaaattatcttttgaaaAAGCAAGGTTTTATGTTAATCAATATTATTGATTCAAAgaaagatgaattaataaatgagttagATAAATTACACAGAAAGAGGAGGTCCTCATTTATAATTGCTAATATCAAAGTGGCACatataattctgaaaaaaatttttttaagtagtttataTTTGGAATGCTACTGTTCAAAGTCAAGTGGATAATTTAATAGAAAGGGAGATAGCCATTGACTCATCCTTTCATCCAACAGAAATGAGGGTGGACCTGCTTTgcctttttctgcttttaatatttgtattcagAGTTGTACAGCATTATTAAGTATGTAGCTTAGCATATGTAACTTAAGAGAAAGTAACTTAATTATTCTTAATACTGTTCTTAAATATAAACTTGTTACTTTAATCTCTTgcatacagttatttttttacagtGAGACAATGGAATTGGTCGTGGCTGCTGTAGGAGCCCTTCTTTTCTGTGGATTCATTATCTATGACACACACTCACTGATGCATAGGCTCTCACCTGAAGAGTATGTATTAGCCGCCATTAACCTCTACCTGGATATCATCAATCTATTCCTTCACCTGTTGCGGTTTTTGGAAGCAGCAAGTAAAAAGTGATTAAAAGGAGCATATAGTCCTTCTAGGAAGAGGGCCTTTACCAGATGTCAAATCTGCTGACATCTTCATGTTGGGCTTTCCAGCCTTcagtgtgaaaaataaatttctgttatgtaTAGATTACCCAGTGtctagtattttgttatggcagcctgaataGACTAAGGTACACTTTATCATATGaatttttggggggacacaacgCAGTCCATAACACTCATTAAGCATCACTTTTTCCCAACTACTaagttgaaataaattattagcaTAGATTTAGTCTCTGGTGAGTTTTAGATGTAAATTTGAGTTCATCATTATCAATTCATTGTTGAATACCGAATTGTGTGATGCTATACTCAAGTTTAATACAGCGTGGTGAGTAAGAGCATCTTGGTTAGAATCATCACTATGTAATCAACCAGTTATGTGGTGgtctttggcaagttacttatccttccttccttcactctcTTACATCATCTTTATAATcgtataataataatacttacctcattgggatgttataaggattaaatgagaggatATAGCATATAAACTATGTGCTTAGTTAATGTCATctgccattaatttttttcagtccaAAGACAGAATGTACTGAATTGTGACTACAGATACTAAAGAAGCAAAAGCagatttgacattttaaaaaacatgcaaaaaatgccattgttttcagtaaattatattttgatttgggaaatagtttttttaaaataaaaataatgtagacGTAATTAATCTTTTTATAGtgacaaacttttttaaaaaattgttttaatttctgatatGACAAATACTGTAATTTCTAAGAGTGTAAGGGGATCACAAGACtaagaagtttgaaaaacactggtgtacagtattatatttcataaatgaaCCAGTTATTCATACATTCTTCTGTCATTGAATTTTATATGGTTGTTCCTTTTTGCCATCCCAGTTAGTCCTGTTATGTACATCCTTCTATGTTTCCCAGCATGCAAAAATAAGAGAGTTTACCCAAGCAGGGAATATACCTAGAAGCAGAATTTCTGGGTAAAAGGGCATGTGCAACTTCAGGTTTTACATCAAGCAAAGGTGAAATATGCATAGTCTAGTAATACTTAAAAAGTAGAATTAGCCGGACTTGGACAGAGTGACAGGCAATTCCATGTGCAGGGTACAAAATGCAGTCAGAGAGATAGGAGGAAAACTAGGAAAGAGCAGTATCTGAGAACTGTTTTTATTGAGTGTAATTTGGGGAAAGGGGATCAGTAGGCCCTGTCTACCTTCATGTCTTTTTTGCACACTTGGCTTCAATTCACTTGATGCACTTCTGGGGATTATTCATAACAGCAGCCAgctgtgggctttttttttttgagcagctGGGAACTTACGTTCTTTTGCTTGTTCCTTTCATCTTTGTCTTAAAAGTTCCCACTATTTAGGGGCTGGGCAACATGGGGTCAACCATCTGAATCCCAGAAGTCTTCGTAGTCCTTACTGATTATGGAGATCAGGGGTTCCGTGAGAGGCCTGAATGCAGGGGCCCCACTGGATGGTGTCCATAGTGTAGTATGCCTGTGAGATGGAGAAGCAGCCTGCTTTCTGTCAGGTATTCAGTGGTATCCACTGTGCCTCCAGTTCCACAGGCTCCTTCCAGCTCTGTGAGGGCGCAGAAGCAATGTCCAGTTTAACTCGTAAGCCTTGTCCCTCCATCAAGGGTTAAAGTTTCCTGAACTCTGTAGTTTGGTTTCATTTATGCTTGTATACTGAGCACAGCGCCTATCATAGAGGGCACACTCGAATGTATGAATGTGAGAATGaattaaggatttttaaatataccaAAGTCATTTAACTATTCTGTTAGAACTGCTTTTATACAAATTCGTAACTTAGGTTAAAAAGGTTTTCTCAATGCAGTTTATGATTCACCTTTCTAAAGCATTAGTAATGCTAAGTTATGGCATAACAAGACATTTTCGTaagttttttttgtcttttctggtGCCAGGTGTCTATTCAAAGGCCTTGGCCTGGTATGTTGGGGAAGATGCAGTCAATTTGGACTAGCTGAAAGTGAGCTTTTCTCTAATTTAAAATACGGTGTGAATATGTATTTTTGGGAGAGGGGGC of the Rhinolophus sinicus isolate RSC01 linkage group LG02, ASM3656204v1, whole genome shotgun sequence genome contains:
- the TMBIM4 gene encoding protein lifeguard 4, with translation MADSDPRYPRSSIEDDFNYGSCVASASLHIRMAFLRKVYSILSLQVLLTTMTTAFVLYFESIRTFVHGSPALILVFAMGSLGFLLALTLNRHKHPLNLYLLFGFTLSEALSVAFVVTFYDVYIILQAFVLTTAVFLGLTVYTLQSKRDFSKFGAGLFAVLWILCLSGILKLFFYSETMELVVAAVGALLFCGFIIYDTHSLMHRLSPEEYVLAAINLYLDIINLFLHLLRFLEAASKK